Genomic window (Staphylococcus debuckii):
ATCATGGTATACGGACAGCACACAGAGAGGAAAATAATCAACCCGTCCCAATCTATTTATTAGGTGCTAGTAAAAAGTCAGCGCTACAAGCAGCCGAAACGAAAACAGGTATAATTTATGCATACTTCATTAATTCTGACCAATCAGCGCTTGAAGAAGCAGCCGAAGCTTATCATTCACTTTATCCTGAAGGTCGTTTTATTGTCAGCATACCAGCTGTCGTTACTGCAGATGGTTCGCAAAAGTTGCCATTTCGTTTTTCACAACGTCATTACGAACTTCTTTTTGATAGTGGAGAAAGAATCGTGTTAAATACGAAACAACAAGTAGAAGAATTTAAAGCTGAATCTACTGCAAGCTTTGAAGTAGTCGAGAAGAGAATGCGTATTATCAGTGGGACTAAAGAAGAGGTGACAGCTACACTCGATAATATTAATCGCAGTGGATTAATAGATGAATGGATGCTGCATATGCCTGTGCAAAGTCATCAATTAAGAATGAATACTGTAAAACAATTAGCGCCTGCCACTTCCTAAGATAGATTCAGATTATGATTACTTCATAATTAAAATTGACTTGTATAATAAAATATTGAATGTTATCATAAATTTGTAAATTAAATAATTCATTGCTAGGGGTGCCTATTTGGCTGAAAGATAATTATCAACCCTTTGAACCTGATCTAGTTAGCACTAGCGTAGGGAAGCGTTTATAATTGATGAGATAAGTGTGGATTTAATAATAAAGACATTGTATATTAGTGTATTTATTATGAATTCCTAAATATAAATTCTTTGCTGCGCATTCATAAATTAAATGAATGCGTTTTTTATTTTATCACGTATTTTTTGGCAAATATTCCTCCTAGCTTTGATTTTGAGGAGGCTATTTTTAATGAAACAAGAAGAAATTGAATTGAAAAAAGGATTCCCGGCAAGTCGCAGAATTTTTAAACAAGGTGCAGAAGCGGATATTCGTGTTCCCTTCAGAGAAATTGAATTAAGTGATACGGTAACTGAATACAGTACGGAAGAAAATCAACCATTTGTCGTTTACGACACTGCAGGCCCATACCATGAAGAAGGCTATGAAGTAGATGTTCAAAAAGGGATTCCAGATTTACGTTCTGATTGGATTAAAGCACGCAACGATGTTGAAAGTTACGAAGGACGCAAGGTGCAGTCTATTGATAATGGCTTCAAAAAGGAAGGGCATCGTAAATTTGTAGAGACACCTTTCCAATATCAGCCTAAGCGCGCTAAAGCAGGCAAAAGAATTACTCAAATGCATTATGCTAAGCAAGGCATCATTACAAAGGAAATGAAATTTATTGCAGTACGTGAAGGTGTAGAAGCAGAATTTGTCCGTGATGAAATTGCGAGAGGACGCGCTATTATTCCTAACAACGTCAATCATCCGGAGTCAGAGCCGATGATTATCGGTAAGAATTTCCAAGTGAAAATTAATGCTAATATTGGGAATTCAGCTGTTTCTTCATCCATTGAAGCAGAAATTGAAAAGTTAGTTTGGGCAACACACTGGGGCGCTGACACTATCATGGATTTATCTACTGGGAAAAATATTCATGCGACACGCGAATATTTATTAAGAAACTCTCCAGTTCCAGTAGGTACAGTTCCAATTTACCAAACTTTAGAAAAAGTGAATGGAGTAGCGGAAGATTTAACTTGGGAAATTTATAGAGATACATTAATAGAACAAGCAGAGCAAGGCGTGGATTACTTCACAATTCATGCAGGCGTGTTATTACGCTATGTACCGTTGACAGTAGATCGTTTGACAGGCATCGTATCACGCGGAGGCTCTATTATGGCGCAATGGTGCTTAGCACATCATGAAGAAAGCTTCTTATATGAGCATTTTGGTGACATTTGTGAAATCTTAAATCGCTATGATATTGCAGTATCTCTAGGCGACGGTTTACGTCCAGGCTCCATTTATGATGCAAATGATGAAAGCCAAATTTCTGAATTGAAGACATTAGGAGAATTGACAGATATTGCTTGGGAACATGATGT
Coding sequences:
- a CDS encoding MsnO8 family LLM class oxidoreductase, producing the protein MEGMSMLPISILDQTPIIKGQTVKEALNHTLELAQLADELGYTRYFVSEHHNLKDVVGTSPEILTMYLLDHTKRLRIGSGGVMLQHYHPLKVIEQFHMIDELSDHRVDLGVGKAPGGFPKVVDILQEELQKPLPSFNEKFSLLNHLNQRNFDEASTYHGIRTAHREENNQPVPIYLLGASKKSALQAAETKTGIIYAYFINSDQSALEEAAEAYHSLYPEGRFIVSIPAVVTADGSQKLPFRFSQRHYELLFDSGERIVLNTKQQVEEFKAESTASFEVVEKRMRIISGTKEEVTATLDNINRSGLIDEWMLHMPVQSHQLRMNTVKQLAPATS
- the thiC gene encoding phosphomethylpyrimidine synthase ThiC, encoding MKQEEIELKKGFPASRRIFKQGAEADIRVPFREIELSDTVTEYSTEENQPFVVYDTAGPYHEEGYEVDVQKGIPDLRSDWIKARNDVESYEGRKVQSIDNGFKKEGHRKFVETPFQYQPKRAKAGKRITQMHYAKQGIITKEMKFIAVREGVEAEFVRDEIARGRAIIPNNVNHPESEPMIIGKNFQVKINANIGNSAVSSSIEAEIEKLVWATHWGADTIMDLSTGKNIHATREYLLRNSPVPVGTVPIYQTLEKVNGVAEDLTWEIYRDTLIEQAEQGVDYFTIHAGVLLRYVPLTVDRLTGIVSRGGSIMAQWCLAHHEESFLYEHFGDICEILNRYDIAVSLGDGLRPGSIYDANDESQISELKTLGELTDIAWEHDVQVMIEGPGHIPMHKIKENQDLADFYCKEAPFYTLGPLTTDIAPAYDHITSAIGAAQIASHGTAMLCYVTPKEHLGLPNKDDVREGVITYKIAAHAADLAKGLPGATERDDAISKARFEFRWIDQFNLSLDPERAREYHDETLPKESAKVAHFCSMCGPKFCSMRISHDLRQNHFDEKERQEAMKEKAQDFVNQGSKIYQ